In a single window of the Porites lutea chromosome 14, jaPorLute2.1, whole genome shotgun sequence genome:
- the LOC140924065 gene encoding uncharacterized protein translates to MNILKAFFFTFISTILYLGPTEISTQDVNNSSILVCSGADNCETCVRDTACFWCETKLLCKVYSAGNEEAQNKQCREWKWKSCNEVIEAPTAVIISAATVSAGLIFVLLVFICIKRDIWNSLKNSQFCDRWDRSDREGLFQQEERLKRKRKHRKSQSSKAQKFAEKYQLNDSEILLYQSP, encoded by the exons ATGAATATTTTGAAGGCgtttttcttcactttcattTCGACAATCTTATATTTAGGGCCCACAGAAATCTCCACTCAGGATGTAAACAATTCATCCATATTAGTTTGTAGCGGTGCGGACAACTGTGAAACATGCGTACGAGACACTGCCTGCTTTTGGTGTGAGACAAAGCTGCTGTGCAAGGTTTACAGCGCTGGAAACGAAGAAGCACAGAATAAACAATGCAGAGAGTGGAAATGGAAGAGCTGTAACGAGGTGATAGAGGCACCCACAGCAGTTATCATCAGTGCGGCTACGGTTTCAGCCGGTTTGATTTTTG TTCTCTTGGTGTTCATCTGTATTAAAAGAGATATATGGAACAGTTTGAAGAACTCACAGTTTTGTGACAGATGGGACAGGTCTGATAGAGAGGGGCTGTTTCAACAAGAAGAAcgattaaaaaggaaaagaaaacatagAAAATCACAGAGCAGCAAAGCGCAAAAATTCGCTGAAAAGTATCAACTTAATGATTCCGAGATCCTTTTGTACCAATCACCGTAA
- the LOC140924619 gene encoding la-related protein 7-like — protein sequence MNSQDLVKLSADNEEHKQHKKRTKKIKAQLKDQIEFYFGDANLLKDRFMKQEINKHPEGYVAISTIANFNRMKKITDDMNLVIKAMKMSPILEVSEDETMVRRKAPVPEPRNVDAETIYVERLPPYADHDWVKEIFSKYGKVVYVSIPRFKHTGDIKGFAFVEFESAMQAQEALQVFNKGGKTKQDAFPEEKTDNSPSVVQSIEQQKVSKGKRKRSLSESELDTQQKHKERKRKRTISDSSDTEQHDDIQQKTEDMKNKDHGKERKENGREKSTDEGGENEKSKKSVRWEEGQQEEIRDNKKSEETTSVVSRKRSHEESVINEDEVQQKRQKISDKSEESGEDETAERNKKQKKRKRKKKEKKETRLPHLRVISKLEWLELKKEYKNLQREAMNKLKKQLQEKSSADGNKTEEQEYVKLPQNGTTKGRDIKSNESKQADIQKLPYTPGVVLKFYCKGSGLTKRELRDKFSSYSPVAYLDLAEGDDEGHVRFHTTENCTSVFTAMSSTSDKLNVEKLTEEAEKAYWEKINADRMVRFNSKRQKKRGTEKVARKAEALQLQRQSHIRFDESEDEEHT from the exons atgaaTAGTCAAGACCTGGTGAAGTTATCAGCTGATAATGAAGAGCACAAGCAGCATAAAAAACGAACCAAGAAAATAAAGGCGCAACTTAAAGATCAG ATTGAGTTTTACTTTGGAGATGCAAACCTCCTGAAAGATCGTTTTATGAAACAAGAAATTAACAAGCACCCAGAAGGAT ATGTTGCCATTTCAACTATTGCTAACTTCAATAGAATGAAAAAGATAACTGATGATATGAACCTTGTTATTAAGGCCATGAAAATGTCTCCAATACTTGAG GTCAGTGAAGATGAGACAATGGTGAGACGAAAAGCTCCTGTCCCAGAGCCAAGAAATGTTGATGCAGAAACAATTTATGTT GAAAGACTTCCCCCTTATGCTGATCATGACTGGGTTAAGGAAATTTTTAGCAAGTATGGAAAGGTTGTTTATGTCAG CATCCCAAGGTTCAAACACACTGGAGACATAAAGGGATTTGCTTTTGTGGAGTTTGAATCTGCAATGCAAGCTCAAGAAGCACTGCAG GTTTTCAATAAAGGAGGTAAGACCAAGCAAGATGCGTTTCCTGAAGAGAAGACTGATAACTCACCCAGTGTAGTTCAGTCGATTGAACAGCAGAAGGTGtcaaaaggaaagagaaagcGATCACTTAGCGAATCAGAACTAGACacacaacaaaaacacaaagaaagaaaaagaaaacgaacaaTCAGTGATTCGTCAGACACTGAGCAACATGATGACATTCAACAAAAAACTGAAGACATGAAAAATAAAGACCATGGAAAAGAACGTAAAGAAAACGGTCGGGAGAAATCGACTGATGAGGGAGGTGAAAACGAGAAGAGTAAAAAAAGTGTCAGGTGGGAAGAAGGTCAACAAGAAGAAATTAGGGATAATAAAAAGAGTGAGGAAACAACATCAGTTGTAAGCCGAAAAAGATCGCATGAGGAATCCGTGATTAACGAGGATGAAGTTCAGCAGAAAAGACAGAAAATAAGTGACAAGTCTGAAGAAAGTGGCGAGGATGAAACTGCTGAGAGAAATAAGAaacagaagaagagaaaaaggaagaagaaggaaaagaaagagacgAGACTGCCGCATTTACGAGTGATTTCCAA GTTAGAATGGTTAGAACTGAAAAAGGAATACAAGAACTTGCAACGGGAAGCCATGAATAAATTGAAGAAACAATTGCAGGAAAAATCCTCTGCTGATGGAAACAAGACTGAAGAACAGGAATATGTCAAACTACCACAAAATGGTACTACAAAAGGAAGAGATATCAAGTCCAATGAGTCAAAACAGGCGGATATACAAAAGCTTCCATATACACCGGGAGTTGTGTTAAAGTTCTATTGTAAAGGATCTGGTCTGACTAAAAGAGAATTGAGG GACAAGTTTTCTTCGTATTCCCCGGTGGCTTATTTAGATTTGGCAGAGGGTGACGATGAG GGCCATGTTCGTTTTCACACAACAGAAAACTGCACTTCAGTTTTCACGGCAATGTCATCGACAAGCGATAAACTAAACGTTGAAAAACTTACAG AGGAGGCTGAGAAGGCGTATTGGGAGAAAATAAATGCTGATCGCATGGTTAGATTTAATTCCAAGAGGCAGAAGAAACGCGGAACCGAAAAG GTGGCAAGAAAAGCTGAAGCCCTTCAACTGCAGCGTCAAAGCCATATCCGTTTTGACGAAAGCGAAGACGAAGAACATACTTGA